Proteins co-encoded in one Kocuria flava genomic window:
- a CDS encoding aromatic ring-hydroxylating oxygenase subunit alpha, which yields MSTTVISDSLIATLPGSSYVDEEVFRAEQERILEQMWFCAVRASDLDKPGAFRTVQVGRESIIITRNRKHGIRAFYNVCRHRGVKLCTEQTGEAGRSFQCPYHAWTYDFDGKLIAAPNLTKMPDIDRQEYGLVGVPVREYLGYVWVCLADEPPSFEEDVVGAIQERLGDATAIEGYDVAHLSVGRRITYDVKANWKLIIENFMECYHCATIHPELTEVLPEFADGLAAQYFVGHGAEFGEEVQGFTIDGTEGLERIPGVAEDQDRRYYAITIKPTVFVNLVPDHVIVHRMFPLAADRTVVECDWLYLPSVVESGKDVSASVELFHRVNQQDFDACERCQPAMSSRVYAKGGVLVPSEHHIGAFHDWILTKVGDVLERRTAPAAQEVQG from the coding sequence TTGTCGACCACCGTCATCTCCGACAGCCTCATCGCCACCCTGCCCGGTTCCAGCTACGTCGACGAGGAGGTCTTCCGCGCCGAGCAGGAGCGGATCCTCGAGCAGATGTGGTTCTGCGCCGTGCGCGCCTCGGACCTGGACAAGCCCGGGGCCTTCCGCACCGTGCAGGTGGGCCGGGAGTCGATCATCATCACCCGCAACCGCAAGCACGGGATCCGGGCGTTCTACAACGTCTGCCGCCACCGCGGCGTGAAGCTGTGCACGGAGCAGACGGGCGAGGCCGGCCGCTCCTTCCAGTGCCCCTACCACGCGTGGACCTACGACTTCGACGGCAAGCTGATCGCGGCCCCCAACCTCACGAAGATGCCCGACATCGACCGCCAGGAGTACGGGCTGGTGGGCGTGCCGGTGCGGGAGTACCTCGGCTACGTGTGGGTCTGCCTGGCCGACGAGCCCCCGTCCTTCGAGGAGGACGTGGTGGGCGCGATCCAGGAGCGGCTCGGGGACGCGACCGCGATCGAGGGCTACGACGTCGCCCACCTGTCCGTGGGCCGGCGGATCACCTACGACGTCAAGGCGAACTGGAAGCTCATCATCGAGAACTTCATGGAGTGCTACCACTGCGCGACCATCCACCCCGAGCTCACCGAGGTGCTGCCCGAGTTCGCCGACGGGCTGGCCGCGCAGTACTTCGTGGGCCACGGCGCGGAGTTCGGCGAGGAGGTCCAGGGCTTCACGATCGACGGCACCGAGGGCCTCGAGCGGATCCCCGGGGTCGCCGAGGACCAGGACCGGCGCTACTACGCGATCACCATCAAGCCCACGGTGTTCGTCAACCTCGTGCCCGACCACGTGATCGTCCACCGCATGTTCCCCCTCGCCGCGGACCGCACGGTCGTGGAGTGCGACTGGCTCTACCTGCCCTCGGTGGTCGAGTCCGGCAAGGACGTCTCCGCCTCGGTCGAGCTCTTCCACCGGGTCAACCAGCAGGACTTCGACGCCTGCGAGCGCTGCCAGCCCGCGATGAGCTCCAGGGTCTACGCCAAGGGCGGGGTGCTGGTGCCCAGCGAGCACCACATCGGCGCGTTCCACGACTGGATCCTGACGAAGGTCGGGGACGTCCTCGAGCGGCGCACCGCACCCGCGGCCCAGGAGGTGCAGGGGTGA
- a CDS encoding GcvT family protein, which produces MSTTPRVVVIGAGIVGTNLADELVQRGWTDITVLEQGPLPLPGGSTSHAPGLVYQTNPSRTMTRFATYTVEKLLSLGCFNQVGGLEVATTPERLEELKRKVGWAASWGLPGRLLTPEEVLEQHPLVNPEMVLGGYHVPTDGLALAARAVQVLVERTSRAGVTYRAETTVTGIERANGRVTGVTVADGSTVPADVVVSCAGFWGPAIGELAGMPCPLQPLAHQYVFTSAVPELVGRHDAPNGATLPILRHQDADLYYREWGDRIGIGSYAHRPIPVDLEELPRWAPRDIAHDRMPSRLEFTPEDFAPQWEESRRFLPSLRGSEVAEGFNGIFSFTPDGGPLIGESPDLAGFWVAEAVWVTHSSGVAKAVAELLVEGASETDLHGCEATRFEDVQLSREYVEETGKQNFVEIYDVLHPLQPRESPRDLRVSPFHSRERELGAFFLEGHAWERPHWYESNAALLDELPEQWREPEREPWAARYHSPVAAVEAWRTRTAVAMYDMTPLARVTVEGPGAAALLQRLSTGNVLRKPGAVTYCLLLDGKGGIRSDITVARLDEELFQAGINGAVDVAYLCAEAKRQSAEDPTAWVRVRDITAETCCIGLWGPKAREVMAKVSRDDLSNDGLKYFRTKQIRVGGLRVTAMRLSYVGELGWELYTTADQGLRLWDLLAEAGREHGIVPAGRAAFNSLRLEKGYRAWGTDMTTEHTPVEAGLDFAVKKDKGEFVGSAAVAAEPPARRRLRCLTVDDGRTVVLGKEPVFVDGVPAGYVTSAAWGYTVGRPVAYAWLPPEVTEGDTVEILYHCERVPATVSAEPLVDPGMERIRG; this is translated from the coding sequence ATGAGCACCACCCCCCGCGTCGTCGTCATCGGAGCCGGGATCGTCGGCACGAACCTCGCCGACGAGCTGGTCCAGCGCGGCTGGACCGACATCACCGTCCTCGAGCAGGGGCCGCTGCCCCTGCCCGGCGGCTCGACCTCGCACGCGCCGGGGCTCGTCTACCAGACGAACCCCTCGCGCACGATGACCCGGTTCGCGACGTACACGGTGGAGAAGCTCCTCTCCCTGGGCTGCTTCAACCAGGTCGGCGGCCTCGAGGTGGCCACCACTCCCGAACGGCTGGAGGAGCTCAAGCGCAAGGTGGGCTGGGCGGCGTCGTGGGGCCTGCCGGGCCGGCTGCTCACCCCCGAGGAGGTCCTGGAGCAGCACCCGCTGGTGAACCCCGAGATGGTCCTCGGCGGCTACCACGTGCCGACGGACGGGCTCGCCCTCGCCGCCCGGGCCGTGCAGGTGCTCGTCGAGCGCACCTCCCGGGCCGGGGTGACCTACCGGGCGGAGACGACCGTCACCGGCATCGAGCGGGCCAACGGCCGCGTGACCGGGGTGACCGTCGCCGACGGGTCGACGGTGCCGGCCGACGTCGTCGTCTCCTGCGCGGGCTTCTGGGGACCGGCGATCGGCGAGCTGGCCGGCATGCCCTGCCCCCTCCAGCCCCTGGCCCACCAGTACGTCTTCACCTCCGCCGTCCCGGAGCTCGTCGGCAGGCACGACGCCCCGAACGGGGCCACCCTGCCGATCCTGCGGCACCAGGACGCCGACCTGTACTACCGGGAGTGGGGCGACCGGATCGGCATCGGCTCCTACGCCCACCGCCCGATCCCGGTGGACCTCGAGGAGCTCCCCCGCTGGGCGCCCCGGGACATCGCCCACGACCGGATGCCGTCCCGGCTGGAGTTCACGCCCGAGGACTTCGCCCCGCAGTGGGAGGAGAGCCGGCGCTTCCTGCCGTCCCTGCGCGGCAGCGAGGTGGCCGAGGGGTTCAACGGGATCTTCTCCTTCACCCCGGACGGCGGTCCCCTCATCGGCGAGTCCCCGGACCTCGCGGGCTTCTGGGTCGCCGAGGCCGTGTGGGTCACCCACTCCTCCGGTGTGGCCAAGGCCGTGGCCGAGCTGCTCGTGGAGGGTGCCTCCGAGACGGACCTGCACGGCTGCGAGGCCACCCGCTTCGAGGACGTGCAGCTGTCCCGCGAGTACGTCGAGGAGACCGGCAAGCAGAACTTCGTGGAGATCTACGACGTCCTCCACCCCCTCCAGCCCCGGGAATCCCCGCGCGACCTGCGGGTCAGCCCGTTCCACTCCCGGGAGCGCGAGCTGGGCGCCTTCTTCCTGGAGGGCCACGCCTGGGAGCGGCCCCACTGGTACGAGTCCAACGCGGCGCTCCTGGACGAGCTGCCCGAGCAGTGGCGCGAGCCCGAGCGGGAGCCGTGGGCGGCGAGGTACCACTCCCCCGTCGCGGCCGTCGAGGCCTGGAGGACCCGCACCGCCGTGGCGATGTACGACATGACCCCGCTCGCGCGTGTTACGGTCGAGGGCCCCGGCGCCGCCGCCCTGCTGCAGCGGCTGAGCACCGGCAACGTCCTGCGCAAGCCCGGAGCCGTGACCTACTGTCTCCTGCTGGACGGGAAGGGCGGGATCCGCAGCGACATCACGGTGGCCCGGCTCGACGAGGAGCTGTTCCAGGCCGGCATCAACGGCGCCGTGGACGTCGCCTACCTCTGCGCCGAGGCGAAGCGGCAGAGCGCCGAGGACCCCACCGCCTGGGTCCGGGTGCGGGACATCACCGCCGAGACCTGCTGCATCGGCCTGTGGGGCCCGAAGGCCCGCGAGGTCATGGCGAAGGTCTCCCGGGACGACCTCAGCAACGACGGGCTGAAGTACTTCCGCACCAAGCAGATCCGGGTGGGCGGGCTGCGGGTCACCGCGATGCGGCTGTCCTACGTGGGCGAGCTCGGGTGGGAGCTCTACACCACCGCCGACCAGGGCCTGAGGCTGTGGGACCTGCTGGCCGAGGCGGGCCGGGAGCACGGGATCGTCCCCGCGGGGCGCGCCGCGTTCAACAGCCTGCGCCTGGAGAAGGGCTACCGCGCGTGGGGCACGGACATGACCACCGAGCACACCCCCGTGGAGGCCGGGCTGGACTTCGCCGTGAAGAAGGACAAGGGCGAGTTCGTGGGCTCGGCGGCCGTCGCGGCCGAGCCCCCGGCCCGGCGCCGCCTGCGCTGCCTGACGGTGGACGACGGCCGCACCGTGGTGCTCGGCAAGGAGCCCGTGTTCGTGGACGGGGTCCCCGCCGGCTACGTCACCAGCGCCGCGTGGGGCTACACCGTCGGGCGGCCCGTCGCCTACGCGTGGCTGCCGCCCGAGGTCACCGAGGGCGACACCGTGGAGATCCTCTACCACTGCGAGCGGGTCCCGGCCACGGTCTCGGCCGAGCCGCTCGTGGACCCCGGCATGGAGCGCATCCGCGGCTGA
- a CDS encoding bifunctional 3-phenylpropionate/cinnamic acid dioxygenase ferredoxin subunit, with the protein MHKACPLKDLAPGEALRLETTPPIAVFHTEEGELFAIDDTCTHQDASLADGWVEGCEVECPLHASKFDLRTGAVDAPPAKLPVRVHEVSVVDGDIVVRESEEAPNLPPGLTVHGHESRPS; encoded by the coding sequence ATGCACAAGGCCTGTCCCCTGAAGGACCTCGCACCCGGCGAGGCGCTGCGGCTCGAGACGACGCCGCCCATTGCCGTGTTCCACACCGAGGAGGGCGAGCTGTTCGCGATCGACGACACGTGCACCCACCAGGACGCCTCGCTCGCCGACGGCTGGGTGGAGGGCTGCGAGGTGGAGTGCCCGCTGCACGCCTCGAAGTTCGACCTGCGCACCGGCGCCGTCGACGCCCCGCCGGCGAAGCTGCCCGTGCGGGTCCACGAGGTGAGCGTGGTCGACGGCGACATCGTGGTCCGGGAGTCCGAGGAGGCCCCGAACCTGCCGCCCGGCCTCACGGTCCACGGCCACGAGTCCCGGCCGAGCTGA
- a CDS encoding BCCT family transporter, producing MSGDGGRQDPARPADAPAPPEVRPPVDDTTHLHETEAQEAAILDELRVGVAERRTSVRAGLEGLDRTILVVTGALVVGFVLWGFLGTESLSAASSAALAWVLESTGWVFVLLASLFVAFVLWLALGRFGAIPLGKDGERPEFRTASWISMMFACGMGIGLMFYGVAEPLYHYVSPPPATVDGQSAEAIETAMATSLFHWTLHPWAMYAVLGIAIAYGTFRMGRKNLLSEAFVSLFGRRAVDGVGGRLINILAIFATLFGSAASLGLGALQIGSGLQFNGVVGQVATPLLVLVIAVLTFCFVASAVSGIERGIQFLANTNMVLAVLMAVVVFAVGPTLFVLNLVPTAIGSYFQQLPEMAARTEAAGDASMREWLSGWTVFYWAWWISWTPFVGMFIARISRGRTIRQFVTGVLLVPSLVSLLWFAVFGGTAIDIQRRADATPDPGDGIATVVDGVPTIAFDSAIYDMFTGLDAPQALTTGLAVLAMVLTGIFFVTGADSASIVMGSLSSRGSLEPSRPVVVLWGVLMGAVAAVMLLAGGDTPAEALSGLQRMTIVAALPFVLVMALLCVALVRDLRRDPMWLRQRLSESVMNRAVRTAVDEYGHQRFTLVTRESADPPTGQLRAVDATAAGQPIYAAPNGKDRPRTTGRAPERT from the coding sequence GTGAGCGGCGACGGCGGCCGGCAGGACCCGGCCCGCCCCGCCGACGCCCCGGCGCCGCCGGAGGTGCGCCCGCCCGTGGACGACACCACGCACCTGCACGAGACCGAGGCCCAGGAGGCCGCGATCCTCGACGAGCTCAGGGTCGGGGTCGCCGAGCGCCGCACCTCGGTGCGCGCCGGGCTGGAGGGCCTGGACCGCACCATCCTCGTGGTCACCGGCGCCCTCGTGGTCGGCTTCGTGCTGTGGGGCTTCCTCGGCACGGAGTCCCTGTCCGCCGCGTCCTCGGCCGCGCTGGCGTGGGTGCTCGAGAGCACCGGCTGGGTCTTCGTGCTGCTGGCCTCGCTGTTCGTCGCCTTCGTGCTGTGGTTGGCGCTGGGCCGGTTCGGGGCCATCCCGCTGGGCAAGGACGGGGAGCGCCCGGAGTTCCGCACGGCCTCGTGGATCTCCATGATGTTCGCGTGCGGGATGGGCATCGGCCTGATGTTCTACGGCGTCGCCGAGCCGCTCTACCACTACGTCTCCCCGCCGCCGGCCACGGTGGACGGTCAGAGCGCCGAGGCGATCGAGACGGCCATGGCCACCTCGCTGTTCCACTGGACCCTGCACCCGTGGGCGATGTACGCGGTGCTCGGGATCGCCATCGCCTACGGCACGTTCCGGATGGGGCGCAAGAACCTGCTCTCGGAGGCGTTCGTGTCCCTGTTCGGGCGCCGGGCGGTCGACGGGGTCGGGGGCAGGCTCATCAACATCCTCGCGATCTTCGCGACCCTCTTCGGCTCCGCGGCCTCGCTGGGGCTGGGGGCCCTGCAGATCGGCAGCGGCCTGCAGTTCAACGGCGTGGTCGGGCAGGTGGCGACCCCGCTGCTGGTGCTGGTCATCGCGGTGCTGACCTTCTGCTTCGTGGCCTCCGCGGTCTCGGGGATCGAGCGCGGCATCCAGTTCCTGGCCAACACCAACATGGTGCTCGCCGTCCTCATGGCCGTCGTGGTCTTCGCGGTCGGGCCCACCCTGTTCGTCCTCAACCTGGTGCCCACGGCGATCGGCTCGTACTTCCAGCAGCTGCCGGAGATGGCCGCCCGCACCGAGGCCGCCGGGGACGCGTCGATGCGCGAGTGGCTCTCCGGGTGGACCGTCTTCTACTGGGCCTGGTGGATCTCCTGGACGCCCTTCGTGGGGATGTTCATCGCCCGCATCTCCCGCGGGCGCACCATCCGCCAGTTCGTCACCGGCGTGCTGCTCGTGCCCTCGCTGGTGTCCCTGCTGTGGTTCGCCGTCTTCGGCGGCACCGCGATCGACATCCAGCGCCGGGCCGACGCCACGCCCGACCCGGGGGACGGGATCGCCACGGTCGTGGACGGGGTGCCCACCATCGCCTTCGACAGCGCGATCTACGACATGTTCACCGGACTGGACGCGCCGCAGGCGCTGACGACCGGGCTGGCGGTGCTGGCCATGGTCCTCACCGGCATCTTCTTCGTCACCGGGGCGGACTCCGCCTCCATCGTCATGGGCTCGCTCAGCTCCCGGGGCAGCCTGGAGCCCTCGCGCCCCGTCGTCGTCCTCTGGGGCGTGCTCATGGGCGCGGTGGCCGCGGTGATGCTGCTGGCCGGCGGGGACACCCCCGCCGAGGCCCTGAGCGGGCTGCAGCGGATGACGATCGTGGCCGCGCTGCCGTTCGTGCTCGTGATGGCCCTGCTGTGCGTGGCGCTGGTCCGGGACCTGCGGCGGGACCCGATGTGGCTGCGCCAGCGCCTGTCCGAGTCGGTGATGAACCGGGCGGTGCGCACCGCGGTCGACGAGTACGGCCACCAGCGCTTCACCCTGGTCACCCGGGAGAGCGCCGACCCGCCCACGGGGCAGCTGCGGGCGGTCGACGCCACCGCCGCCGGGCAGCCGATCTACGCCGCCCCGAACGGGAAGGACCGGCCCCGGACCACGGGACGGGCCCCGGAGCGGACCTGA
- a CDS encoding IclR family transcriptional regulator, giving the protein MPPHARASSDPADATTERSGGEGGGGGVQSVDRAISVLEILARTGGSSVTEVAAELGVHKSTASRLLAALEARGLVHHAADRGQYRLGFGILRLAHAIPGRLSVVTEARDEIRELARTVSETVNLAVLREGHAVNVGQEMGPSTVSTYDWIGSITPLHATASGKVLLAGLPSEDRARVLKEQGLRSYTARTVTSRKALERQLLDVAAQGYAATSEEFEIGLNSVAVPVHDHLGTVVAAISVSGPAFRFSDGTMEAVLEDLRATGERVSRRMGWVPVDGTAPRG; this is encoded by the coding sequence ATGCCCCCTCATGCCCGCGCCTCCTCCGACCCCGCCGACGCCACGACCGAGCGCAGCGGCGGGGAAGGAGGAGGCGGCGGCGTGCAGTCCGTGGACCGGGCGATCTCGGTCCTGGAGATCCTCGCCCGCACAGGCGGGTCGAGCGTGACCGAGGTGGCCGCCGAGCTGGGGGTGCACAAGTCCACCGCCTCCCGGCTGCTCGCCGCGCTGGAGGCCCGCGGCCTCGTCCACCACGCCGCCGACCGCGGCCAGTACCGGCTCGGCTTCGGGATCCTGCGCCTGGCCCACGCGATCCCCGGACGGCTGAGCGTGGTCACCGAGGCCCGCGACGAGATCCGCGAGCTGGCCCGGACGGTCTCGGAGACCGTCAACCTGGCGGTGCTGCGCGAGGGCCACGCCGTCAACGTCGGCCAGGAGATGGGCCCGTCCACGGTCTCCACCTACGACTGGATCGGGAGCATCACCCCCCTGCACGCCACGGCCTCCGGCAAGGTGCTGCTCGCGGGGCTGCCCTCCGAGGACCGGGCCCGGGTGCTCAAGGAGCAGGGCCTGCGCTCCTACACCGCCCGCACGGTCACCTCCCGCAAGGCCCTGGAGCGGCAGCTGCTGGACGTCGCGGCGCAGGGCTACGCGGCCACGTCCGAGGAGTTCGAGATCGGCCTCAACTCCGTGGCCGTGCCCGTGCACGACCACCTCGGGACCGTGGTCGCGGCCATCAGCGTCTCCGGTCCCGCCTTCCGCTTCTCGGACGGGACGATGGAGGCGGTGCTCGAGGACCTGCGCGCGACCGGTGAGCGGGTGAGCCGGCGGATGGGCTGGGTGCCGGTGGACGGGACCGCCCCGCGCGGCTGA
- a CDS encoding S-(hydroxymethyl)mycothiol dehydrogenase produces MHKVKGVVSRGRNQPVSVETVLVPDPGPGEVLVDVLTCGVCQTDHHYVEGGVGDDYPFLLGHESAGIVSAVGEDVTEVAVGDHVILNWRAVCGQCRACKKGRPWYCFDTANATQRMTLEDGTELTPALGIGAFAEKTLVAAGQCTKIEAELAPEQYAAVGLLGCGVMAGIGAVLNTGALQRGESVAVIGCGGVGAAAIAGAALGGATTIVAVDLDDDKLATARRFGATHTVNSKDTDPVAAIRELTGGHGADLVVDAVGIAPTFAQAFEARDLAGRLVLVGVPAPGTTWEAPLDQVFGHGGAIKSAWYGDTLPSRDFPMLVDQYLLGRLDLDGFVTERIGLEDVDEAFARMRTGTVLRSVVEIARDGTAAAGTERSETAGAAR; encoded by the coding sequence ATGCACAAGGTCAAGGGCGTGGTGTCCAGGGGCAGGAACCAGCCGGTCAGCGTGGAGACGGTCCTGGTCCCGGACCCGGGGCCCGGAGAGGTCCTGGTCGACGTGCTCACCTGCGGGGTTTGCCAGACCGACCACCACTACGTCGAGGGCGGGGTCGGCGACGACTACCCGTTCCTGCTGGGCCACGAGTCCGCGGGCATCGTCTCGGCCGTCGGCGAGGACGTCACGGAGGTCGCCGTGGGCGACCACGTGATCCTCAACTGGCGCGCGGTGTGCGGGCAGTGCCGGGCCTGCAAGAAGGGCCGGCCCTGGTACTGCTTCGACACCGCCAACGCGACGCAGCGGATGACCCTCGAGGACGGCACCGAGCTGACCCCCGCCCTGGGCATCGGCGCCTTCGCCGAGAAGACCCTGGTGGCCGCCGGGCAGTGCACGAAGATCGAGGCCGAGCTGGCCCCGGAGCAGTACGCGGCCGTGGGCCTGCTCGGCTGCGGGGTCATGGCCGGCATCGGCGCGGTCCTCAACACCGGGGCCCTCCAGCGCGGGGAGTCCGTGGCCGTGATCGGCTGCGGCGGGGTCGGTGCGGCAGCGATCGCCGGGGCCGCCCTGGGCGGGGCCACCACGATCGTCGCCGTGGACCTCGACGACGACAAGCTCGCCACCGCCCGGCGGTTCGGCGCCACCCACACCGTGAACTCGAAGGACACCGACCCGGTGGCCGCGATCCGGGAGCTCACCGGCGGGCACGGCGCCGACCTGGTCGTCGACGCGGTGGGGATCGCCCCCACCTTCGCCCAGGCCTTCGAGGCCCGCGACCTGGCCGGGCGCCTGGTCCTGGTCGGGGTCCCCGCCCCGGGCACCACCTGGGAGGCCCCGCTGGACCAGGTCTTCGGCCACGGCGGGGCCATCAAGTCCGCCTGGTACGGCGACACCCTGCCCTCGCGGGACTTCCCCATGCTCGTGGACCAGTACCTGTTGGGCCGGCTGGACCTCGACGGCTTCGTCACCGAGCGGATCGGGCTCGAGGACGTCGACGAGGCCTTCGCCAGGATGCGGACCGGAACGGTGCTGCGCTCCGTGGTCGAGATCGCCCGCGACGGCACGGCCGCGGCCGGGACGGAGCGGAGCGAGACGGCCGGAGCCGCCCGGTGA
- a CDS encoding hemolysin family protein gives MEVLSILVGVALIAACGAFVAAEFSLITVNRNDVEAAAAAGDRRSAGVLTAMRTLSTQLSGAQLGITVTNLGIGFLAEPAVAALVVGPLTGAGLSPVAARSASIVLALVLATGLTMIFGELVPKNLAIARPLGTARAVTGFQRGFTTALDWPIRLFNGNANRIVRALGVEPQEELASTRSPEELAGLVRHSADRGALAAATAELVERSFAFGDRRAHDVMVPRGRMITLAPDETVQELLARARATGHSRFPVVAAEEGRVAGVVHVRHGLAVPHERRHEVAVGTVMGEARFVPDTVELDELMDTLRAGGLQMAVLVDEFGDTAGLVTLEDLVEELVGEVRDEHDPVVEPVTAEADGSWDLPGALRPDEAAEHLGVGVPEHEEYETLAGLVTLHLGRLAEVGDRVAVAAEPAPGAPPATIGLEVTAVDEHRITAVRVHVESPQGDGAAVAAHAEGARR, from the coding sequence ATGGAAGTCCTGTCGATCCTCGTGGGGGTGGCGCTGATCGCCGCCTGCGGCGCCTTCGTGGCCGCCGAGTTCTCCCTGATCACCGTCAACCGCAACGACGTCGAGGCCGCCGCCGCGGCCGGGGACCGCCGGTCGGCGGGCGTGCTGACGGCGATGCGGACCCTCTCCACCCAGCTCTCCGGCGCCCAGCTGGGCATCACCGTGACGAACCTGGGCATCGGCTTCCTGGCCGAACCGGCCGTCGCCGCGCTCGTCGTGGGACCGCTCACCGGTGCCGGGCTGTCCCCGGTGGCGGCGCGGTCGGCCTCGATCGTGCTCGCCCTCGTGCTGGCGACCGGGCTGACCATGATCTTCGGCGAGCTCGTGCCCAAGAACCTGGCCATCGCCCGGCCGCTGGGCACCGCCCGGGCGGTCACCGGTTTCCAGCGCGGCTTCACCACGGCCCTGGACTGGCCGATCCGCCTGTTCAACGGCAACGCCAACCGCATCGTGCGGGCCCTGGGCGTCGAGCCGCAGGAGGAGCTGGCCTCCACCCGCTCCCCGGAGGAGCTCGCCGGGCTCGTGCGCCACTCCGCCGACCGGGGCGCGCTGGCCGCGGCCACGGCCGAGCTCGTGGAGCGCTCCTTCGCCTTCGGCGACCGGCGCGCCCACGACGTCATGGTCCCGCGGGGCCGGATGATCACGCTCGCCCCGGACGAGACGGTCCAGGAGCTGCTGGCCCGCGCCCGCGCCACCGGCCACTCCCGCTTCCCCGTGGTCGCGGCGGAGGAGGGCCGTGTGGCCGGGGTGGTGCACGTGCGCCACGGTCTCGCGGTACCCCACGAGCGGCGCCACGAGGTGGCCGTCGGCACGGTCATGGGCGAGGCCCGGTTCGTGCCGGACACGGTCGAGCTGGACGAGCTCATGGACACCCTGCGGGCCGGCGGCCTGCAGATGGCGGTGCTGGTCGACGAGTTCGGCGACACCGCCGGGCTGGTCACCCTGGAGGACCTCGTGGAGGAGCTCGTCGGCGAGGTCCGCGACGAGCACGACCCCGTCGTCGAGCCCGTCACGGCGGAGGCCGACGGCTCCTGGGACCTGCCCGGGGCCCTGCGCCCGGACGAGGCGGCCGAGCACCTGGGGGTGGGCGTCCCCGAGCACGAGGAGTACGAGACCCTGGCCGGGCTCGTGACCCTGCACCTGGGCCGCCTCGCCGAGGTCGGCGACCGGGTGGCCGTGGCCGCCGAGCCCGCCCCCGGGGCGCCGCCGGCCACGATCGGCCTCGAGGTGACGGCCGTCGACGAGCACCGCATCACCGCGGTGCGCGTGCACGTCGAGTCCCCCCAGGGCGACGGCGCCGCCGTCGCCGCGCACGCCGAGGGGGCCCGGCGGTGA
- a CDS encoding NAD(P)/FAD-dependent oxidoreductase produces the protein MESLVIVGASLAGLAAARAARNHGYTGRLTVVGEDPQRPYDRPPLSKDFLAGRIGAEDLALETEADDLDAEWVLGVRAVSFDAVTRTVVLDDGRLLHAEGLVVATGASPRSLPPIAGLDNVVTLRTVADAHRLRELLAPGRRLVVVGAGFIGAEVASTAHELGLEVTVVEKSPTPLCGPLGAELGAVVAGLHERAGVELLCGTDIERFEVAGGAVRAVHLAGGRQLPADVVVVGIGAAPNTAWLEGSGVELGNGVLCDAVGRTGVPGVVAVGDCAAWYDPATGTHRRVEHWTGAAERPAIAVGALLGADPAELPAVKPPYFWSDQYGTRLQFAGDAARGDRIVYEQGGPGEDSLLAVYYAGDEPVAVLGWNQVRLFCRWRKTLEKLAAARAAAAPAVAA, from the coding sequence ATGGAGTCCCTCGTCATCGTCGGGGCGTCCCTCGCCGGCCTCGCCGCCGCCCGGGCCGCACGGAACCACGGATACACCGGCCGCCTCACCGTCGTGGGCGAGGACCCGCAGCGCCCCTACGACCGCCCCCCGCTGTCCAAGGACTTCCTCGCCGGCCGGATCGGCGCGGAGGACCTCGCGCTGGAGACGGAGGCCGACGACCTCGACGCCGAGTGGGTCCTGGGGGTGCGGGCGGTCTCCTTCGACGCCGTCACCCGCACCGTCGTGCTCGACGACGGCCGGCTGCTGCACGCCGAGGGCCTCGTGGTCGCCACCGGCGCCTCGCCCCGGTCGCTGCCGCCGATCGCCGGCCTGGACAACGTCGTGACCCTGCGCACCGTCGCGGACGCGCACCGGCTGCGGGAGCTGCTGGCCCCGGGCCGGCGGCTGGTCGTGGTCGGCGCCGGGTTCATCGGCGCGGAGGTCGCCTCCACGGCCCACGAGCTGGGGCTCGAGGTCACCGTGGTCGAGAAGTCGCCCACCCCGCTGTGCGGGCCCCTCGGGGCCGAGCTCGGCGCGGTCGTGGCCGGCCTGCACGAGCGCGCGGGCGTCGAGCTGCTCTGCGGCACCGACATCGAGCGCTTCGAGGTCGCCGGGGGCGCCGTGCGCGCGGTCCACCTGGCCGGCGGGCGGCAGCTGCCGGCCGACGTCGTGGTCGTCGGCATCGGCGCGGCGCCCAACACCGCCTGGCTGGAGGGCTCCGGGGTCGAGCTCGGCAACGGCGTGCTGTGCGACGCGGTGGGCCGCACCGGTGTCCCCGGCGTCGTCGCCGTCGGCGACTGCGCCGCCTGGTACGACCCCGCCACGGGCACCCACCGCCGGGTCGAGCACTGGACCGGCGCCGCCGAGCGTCCGGCGATCGCCGTCGGCGCGCTGCTCGGGGCCGATCCGGCGGAGCTGCCGGCGGTGAAGCCGCCGTACTTCTGGTCCGACCAGTACGGCACCCGCCTGCAGTTCGCCGGGGACGCCGCCCGCGGGGACCGCATCGTCTACGAGCAGGGCGGGCCCGGCGAGGACTCCCTGCTGGCCGTCTACTACGCCGGCGACGAGCCGGTCGCCGTGCTCGGCTGGAACCAGGTGCGGCTGTTCTGCCGCTGGCGCAAGACCCTCGAGAAGCTCGCCGCCGCCCGCGCGGCCGCGGCTCCCGCCGTGGCCGCCTGA